Proteins encoded in a region of the Gallalistipes aquisgranensis genome:
- a CDS encoding M23 family metallopeptidase, with translation MGKKQWIIWGAAAVAALVVIAAVWSVVADRGGTASEEAEPGEVASAELLYGIDKGQYIIEEGEVESGQTLSTIFARYGIGPVVVDRVARAAEEVFPLRNMRAGHAYTAFLRADSTRALEHFAYEKSLTDFVVISLDGDSVRVTSGSKEVRVERRRCTATISSSLWNCMVDNDLSPALAMDLSDIFAWTIDFFGLQEGDGFTVVYDERYVDSVSVGVGRIWGAIFNHAGKSYYAIPFKQGTKITYWDEQGNSLRKNLLKAPLKFSRISSRFSRSRLHPVLKIRRPHYGVDYAAPSGTPVHAVADGVVVYKGYKGGNGNMVKIKHAGGLMSGYLHLRGYAKGLVSGKRVAQGDLIGYVGSTGISTGPHLDFRLWRNGQPIDPLKVPSEPTEPISAENRADFDMIRQLVLAELNGASADSARVVTQLDSLDVYRAVPVASAGEEK, from the coding sequence ATGGGAAAGAAACAATGGATTATCTGGGGCGCCGCCGCCGTGGCGGCGCTGGTCGTAATCGCCGCGGTGTGGAGCGTCGTGGCGGACCGCGGCGGGACGGCCTCCGAGGAGGCGGAGCCCGGGGAGGTGGCTTCGGCCGAGCTGCTGTACGGTATCGACAAGGGGCAATATATCATCGAAGAGGGCGAGGTGGAGAGCGGGCAGACGCTATCCACGATTTTCGCCCGCTACGGAATCGGGCCCGTCGTGGTCGATCGCGTGGCGCGGGCGGCGGAAGAGGTCTTCCCCCTGCGCAACATGCGGGCCGGACATGCCTATACGGCTTTCCTGCGGGCCGATTCGACCCGCGCGCTGGAGCATTTCGCCTATGAGAAAAGTCTGACCGATTTCGTGGTCATTTCGCTCGACGGCGACTCGGTGAGGGTGACTTCCGGCAGCAAGGAGGTGCGGGTGGAGCGGCGGCGCTGTACGGCGACGATCTCCAGTTCGCTGTGGAACTGCATGGTAGACAACGACCTGAGCCCGGCACTGGCGATGGACCTGTCGGATATTTTCGCCTGGACGATCGACTTCTTCGGCCTGCAGGAAGGCGACGGCTTTACGGTGGTTTACGACGAGCGGTATGTCGATTCCGTGTCGGTGGGCGTGGGCCGTATCTGGGGGGCCATTTTCAACCATGCGGGAAAGAGTTATTACGCCATCCCCTTCAAACAGGGAACCAAGATCACCTACTGGGACGAACAGGGCAACTCCCTGCGGAAAAACCTGCTCAAGGCCCCGCTGAAATTCTCCCGGATCAGTTCCCGTTTTTCGCGTTCGAGGCTGCATCCCGTGCTGAAGATACGCCGTCCGCACTACGGGGTGGACTACGCCGCCCCTTCGGGGACACCGGTGCATGCCGTGGCCGACGGGGTGGTGGTCTATAAAGGTTACAAGGGCGGAAACGGCAATATGGTCAAGATCAAACATGCCGGAGGGCTGATGTCGGGTTATCTCCACCTGAGGGGATACGCCAAGGGACTGGTCTCGGGCAAACGTGTGGCGCAGGGCGACCTGATCGGATATGTGGGCTCTACGGGTATCTCCACGGGGCCGCACCTCGATTTCCGATTGTGGCGCAACGGCCAGCCGATCGACCCGCTGAAGGTGCCGTCGGAGCCGACGGAGCCGATCTCGGCGGAGAACCGGGCCGATTTCGACATGATCCGGCAGCTCGTGCTGGCCGAGTTGAACGGGGCTTCGGCCGATTCGGCGAGGGTGGTCACCCAGCTCGATTCGCTGGATGTCTACCGGGCGGTTCCGGTCGCGTCCGCCGGGGAGGAGAAGTAG
- a CDS encoding DUF3575 domain-containing protein, with the protein MKKTLTLLVSALLLSATGLNAQTTLRANLPGWAIAIGNLGVETALARHFTLAAEGYYSPFWNVKNFRMRGYMLTPEIRYYFCEKFNKHYLGLHGNYANYDRLQPSKLQNIRQGHAWALGLSYGHQWIFNHHWYFDLFIGAGWWRFDNDVYCKHEPDYKIREHVKENKFGITRGGASFAYRF; encoded by the coding sequence ATGAAAAAAACCTTGACCCTTCTCGTGTCGGCGCTCCTGCTCTCGGCCACCGGCCTCAACGCCCAGACCACCCTGAGAGCCAACCTGCCCGGATGGGCGATCGCCATCGGCAACCTCGGCGTGGAAACCGCCCTGGCCAGACACTTCACGCTGGCGGCCGAAGGATACTATTCGCCGTTCTGGAACGTGAAGAACTTCCGGATGCGGGGTTACATGCTTACGCCCGAAATCCGTTATTATTTCTGCGAAAAGTTCAACAAGCACTACCTCGGTCTGCACGGCAACTACGCCAACTACGACCGCCTGCAGCCCAGCAAGCTCCAGAACATCCGCCAGGGACACGCCTGGGCGCTGGGTCTGAGCTACGGACACCAGTGGATTTTCAACCACCACTGGTATTTCGACCTGTTTATCGGCGCGGGCTGGTGGCGCTTCGACAACGACGTCTACTGCAAGCACGAGCCCGACTACAAGATCCGGGAACACGTGAAAGAAAACAAATTCGGCATCACCCGCGGCGGAGCCTCGTTCGCCTATCGTTTTTAG
- a CDS encoding MFS transporter has product MTQDRLVTPSYCFILSANFLLYFGFYLLMPVLPFYLTEVFRTGNATAGIVLSCYTVAALTVRPFSGYLLDTFARKPLYLFAFFIFTAIFAGYLLAGSLTLFIILRVLHGVAFGTVTVSGNTIVIDITPSSRRGTAVGYYGLSNNIAMSIGPMVGLFLHDFYSFTTIFLCALGSCSLGFVMATLVKTPPKQPVKREPVSLDRFILLKGIRAGFALLLLSIPYGMTTTYVAMYARQLGITGGSGLFFTLMAVGMAVSRIFSGRQVDKGRIPQVISLGMYLACVCFFALSACAFLAQWDDRVSTGVYFGVALLLGVGFGTMFPAFNTLFVNLAPNSQRGTATSTYLTSWDVGIGIGLVAGGYIGQISTFDTAYLFGACLTVVSIVYFRLRVAPHFEKNKLR; this is encoded by the coding sequence ATGACGCAAGACCGTCTGGTTACGCCGAGCTACTGCTTCATCCTCTCGGCGAATTTTCTGCTCTATTTCGGGTTCTACCTGCTGATGCCCGTCCTGCCGTTCTACCTCACCGAAGTGTTCCGTACGGGCAACGCTACGGCGGGAATCGTGCTCAGCTGCTATACTGTCGCGGCGCTTACCGTCCGCCCATTTTCGGGCTACCTGCTCGACACGTTCGCCCGCAAGCCGCTCTACCTGTTCGCCTTCTTCATCTTCACGGCGATCTTCGCGGGATACCTGCTGGCCGGATCGCTCACGCTGTTCATCATCCTGCGCGTGCTGCACGGAGTGGCTTTCGGCACGGTCACCGTGTCGGGCAACACCATCGTGATCGACATCACCCCCTCCTCGCGCCGGGGCACGGCGGTGGGTTACTACGGTCTCTCGAACAACATAGCCATGTCGATCGGCCCGATGGTGGGGCTTTTCCTGCACGACTTCTATTCGTTCACGACCATCTTTCTCTGCGCCCTGGGGTCCTGTTCGCTCGGTTTCGTCATGGCCACGCTGGTCAAAACCCCGCCCAAACAGCCCGTGAAACGGGAGCCCGTATCGCTTGACCGGTTCATCCTGCTGAAGGGCATCCGGGCCGGTTTCGCCCTGCTGCTGCTCTCGATTCCCTACGGCATGACCACCACCTATGTGGCCATGTACGCCCGCCAGCTGGGTATCACAGGGGGCTCGGGGCTCTTCTTCACGCTGATGGCCGTCGGCATGGCCGTATCCCGGATCTTCTCCGGACGCCAGGTCGACAAGGGCCGTATCCCGCAGGTGATCTCGCTGGGCATGTATCTGGCCTGTGTCTGTTTCTTCGCCCTCTCGGCCTGCGCTTTCCTCGCCCAGTGGGACGACCGGGTAAGCACAGGTGTCTATTTCGGCGTCGCCCTGCTGCTGGGCGTGGGATTCGGCACCATGTTCCCCGCCTTCAACACCCTGTTCGTCAACCTCGCCCCCAACAGCCAGCGGGGAACGGCCACTTCGACCTACCTCACGTCGTGGGACGTGGGCATCGGTATCGGACTGGTGGCCGGCGGCTACATCGGCCAGATCAGCACGTTCGACACGGCCTACCTGTTCGGCGCCTGCCTGACGGTCGTTTCGATCGTCTATTTCCGGCTGCGGGTCGCCCCCCACTTCGAAAAGAACAAGCTGCGATAA
- a CDS encoding M23 family metallopeptidase, giving the protein MKRILLLSFVMAQAPAVMAQYPTGHPSERPNIESRTDRPDLPVEIVSKRNKDNSISFWASKRRPGTYTIFLNFENLENCTEPRNIMIPVRYEGLIYTLRPENSDRPIRYRFRYLPQQGVINPKQVDERFVYRLPFSLHRPDSVTVRTLRMRVSKDRMPVDRRNEAVSHQFILQRGDTVFAIRRGTVVATSDRPGTNRLKDGEIGSTTSNGILVEHADGTLAYYCVLEPGSHQVNPGDDVYPGTALGCAGSLDGSRHEVRVRLYYKTLGKEDFESFKRLTANVYLNPVFATEEGHVRLVSGRSYRAVQTDEILQAEMSKRELKQLKKTGRRK; this is encoded by the coding sequence ATGAAAAGAATCCTGCTTCTGTCATTCGTCATGGCGCAGGCACCGGCCGTCATGGCGCAGTATCCCACCGGGCACCCTTCGGAGCGGCCGAACATCGAATCCCGGACCGACAGACCCGATCTCCCGGTTGAAATCGTGTCCAAACGCAACAAGGACAACAGCATCTCCTTCTGGGCATCCAAGAGACGGCCGGGCACCTACACGATCTTCCTGAATTTCGAGAATCTGGAAAACTGCACGGAGCCGAGAAACATCATGATACCGGTCCGGTACGAAGGACTGATCTACACGCTCCGCCCGGAAAACAGCGACCGCCCCATCCGTTATCGTTTCCGTTACCTGCCGCAGCAGGGGGTCATCAATCCCAAACAGGTGGACGAACGGTTCGTCTACCGGCTTCCGTTCAGCCTCCACCGTCCCGATTCGGTCACTGTGAGAACCCTGCGGATGCGGGTATCGAAAGACCGGATGCCTGTTGACCGCCGCAACGAAGCGGTCAGTCACCAATTCATCCTGCAACGGGGCGACACGGTATTCGCCATACGGCGCGGCACGGTCGTCGCCACGAGCGACCGCCCCGGCACAAACAGACTGAAAGACGGGGAGATCGGCAGCACCACCAGCAACGGGATTCTGGTGGAACACGCCGACGGTACGCTGGCCTACTACTGCGTGCTGGAACCGGGCTCCCATCAGGTAAATCCGGGCGACGACGTCTACCCCGGCACCGCACTGGGATGTGCAGGCTCGCTCGACGGCAGCCGGCACGAAGTCCGTGTTCGGCTCTACTACAAGACTTTGGGCAAAGAGGATTTCGAGAGTTTCAAGCGTCTGACGGCCAATGTGTACCTGAACCCCGTATTCGCCACGGAGGAGGGCCATGTCCGGCTCGTATCCGGCCGCAGCTACCGCGCCGTGCAGACAGACGAGATACTCCAGGCAGAAATGAGCAAACGCGAACTCAAACAACTGAAAAAAACCGGACGGCGGAAATAG
- a CDS encoding peptide chain release factor 3, with protein MTLREEIERRRTFAIISHPDAGKTTLTEKLLLFGGAIHVAGAVKSNKIKKGATSDFMEIERQRGISVATSVMGFEYGGCKINILDTPGHQDFAEDTYRTLTAVDSVIIVIDGAKGVETQTRKLMEVCRMRKTPVMVFINKLDRPCKDPFDLLDEVESELKIKVRPLAFPISDGPTFKGVYNLYENNLSLFTSDERQTASGHVEVTLNSPELDGYIRPFTTRLREDLDLVEGVYEPFEREAYLRGELAPVFFGSAINNFGVRELLECFIRIAPSPRPSRTEQREIDPYEEKMTGFIFKIHANMDPNHRDRIAFMKICSGRFERGRNYLHVPSGKSMKFSSPTAFMAEKKSVIDEAFPGDIVGLHDTGNFKIGDTFTEGEKLKFTGIPSFSPELFRYIENGDPQKFKQLAKGIDQLMDEGVAQLFTSKMNGRKIIGTVGALQFEVIQYRLEHEYNAICKWEPIQIYKACWIQSDNQAQLEDFRKRKYNSLALDKHGREVFLADTSYALAMAQEKFPDIRFYFTSEF; from the coding sequence ATGACACTCAGAGAGGAGATCGAACGGCGGAGGACGTTCGCCATCATCAGCCATCCGGACGCCGGAAAGACCACGCTCACCGAAAAACTGCTGCTTTTCGGCGGGGCCATCCATGTGGCCGGTGCCGTGAAGTCCAACAAGATCAAGAAGGGGGCGACCTCCGACTTCATGGAGATCGAACGCCAGCGGGGAATCTCGGTGGCCACGTCGGTGATGGGATTCGAGTACGGGGGATGCAAGATCAACATTCTGGACACCCCGGGCCACCAGGATTTCGCTGAGGACACCTACCGCACGCTGACGGCCGTGGACAGCGTCATCATCGTGATCGACGGAGCGAAGGGCGTGGAGACCCAGACCCGCAAGCTGATGGAGGTGTGCCGGATGCGGAAGACGCCCGTCATGGTCTTCATCAACAAACTCGACCGCCCCTGCAAGGACCCGTTCGACCTGTTGGACGAGGTGGAGTCGGAACTGAAGATCAAGGTGCGCCCGCTGGCGTTCCCGATCAGCGACGGCCCGACTTTCAAGGGGGTGTACAATCTGTATGAGAACAACCTCTCGCTCTTCACCTCGGACGAGCGGCAGACGGCTTCCGGCCATGTGGAGGTGACGCTCAATTCGCCCGAACTGGACGGTTATATCCGTCCGTTCACCACCCGGCTGAGGGAGGACCTCGATCTGGTGGAGGGTGTTTACGAACCGTTCGAACGGGAGGCCTATCTGCGGGGTGAACTGGCCCCGGTCTTTTTCGGCAGCGCGATCAACAATTTCGGCGTGCGGGAGCTGCTGGAGTGTTTCATCCGGATCGCCCCTTCGCCGCGTCCTTCCCGGACCGAACAGCGGGAGATCGACCCCTACGAGGAGAAGATGACCGGCTTCATCTTCAAGATACACGCCAACATGGACCCCAACCACCGCGACCGGATCGCCTTCATGAAGATCTGTTCGGGCCGTTTCGAGCGGGGCAGGAACTACCTGCACGTGCCCAGCGGAAAGTCGATGAAGTTCTCGTCGCCCACGGCCTTCATGGCCGAGAAGAAATCGGTGATCGACGAGGCGTTCCCCGGCGACATCGTGGGGTTGCACGATACGGGCAATTTCAAGATCGGCGATACCTTCACCGAAGGCGAAAAACTCAAGTTCACGGGAATTCCCTCCTTTTCGCCCGAGTTGTTCCGCTACATCGAGAACGGCGATCCGCAGAAGTTCAAGCAGCTGGCCAAGGGAATCGACCAGCTGATGGACGAGGGTGTGGCCCAGCTCTTCACCAGCAAGATGAACGGCCGCAAGATTATCGGTACGGTGGGTGCCCTGCAGTTCGAGGTGATCCAGTACCGGCTGGAGCACGAGTACAATGCCATCTGCAAATGGGAACCGATCCAGATTTACAAGGCCTGCTGGATTCAGTCCGACAATCAGGCCCAACTGGAGGATTTCCGCAAACGGAAGTACAACAGCCTCGCCCTCGATAAACACGGCCGCGAGGTCTTTCTGGCCGATACCTCCTATGCACTGGCTATGGCGCAGGAGAAATTTCCGGACATCCGCTTCTATTTCACGTCCGAATTCTGA